One window of Chamaesiphon minutus PCC 6605 genomic DNA carries:
- a CDS encoding hemolysin family protein, which produces MSLTAELLLVFFLILLNALFVMSEMAIVSARKVRLQALADRGDRRAGIALGLAMTPDRFLPTVQVGITLMAILSGARGESAISRLLTPPLAQVLPREYSEPISSALAIVLLTYLTLIVGELVPKQIALNSPETIASFLSRPIDLLARLSTPLIYVLGHSTNFVVKLLGIKRSSQPEVTEEEIKVMIEQGTETGMFEESEQDMVEGVLSLGDLKIGALMTPRPDITWIDIDDQIGITRQKIIDSDYSRLPVCEGELDRVLGVVHVADLLSQTLKGEEINLTASLSQPLFIPESTRGLKVLEQFKKFGTHIAMVVDEYGVIQGLVTMHDLFEEIFGDITDFNEEPEEPQIIQRDDGSWLLDGMLSIEELLEQFSIPESAIDRGNYHTLGGFAIMQLGKIPISGEHFEWRKLRFEIVDMDGKRVDKVLVKFSENDEEIEEIERD; this is translated from the coding sequence GGCGATCGTCTCAGCCCGGAAAGTCAGATTGCAAGCATTGGCAGATCGAGGAGATCGACGTGCTGGAATTGCATTGGGGTTGGCAATGACACCCGATCGCTTCTTGCCCACAGTGCAAGTGGGAATTACCTTGATGGCAATTTTATCTGGGGCGCGTGGTGAAAGTGCGATTTCTAGGCTACTGACACCACCATTGGCACAAGTATTACCGCGCGAGTATAGCGAACCGATCTCATCAGCGTTGGCAATTGTGTTACTTACATATCTGACGCTGATCGTCGGCGAACTTGTGCCCAAACAGATAGCTTTAAATAGCCCAGAAACAATTGCCAGTTTTTTGTCTAGACCGATCGATCTGCTAGCACGACTATCGACACCACTAATCTATGTATTGGGTCACTCTACCAACTTTGTAGTCAAACTACTGGGAATTAAACGCTCTAGTCAGCCTGAAGTCACCGAAGAAGAAATCAAGGTGATGATCGAACAAGGTACGGAGACGGGCATGTTTGAGGAATCCGAGCAGGATATGGTCGAAGGGGTACTCAGTCTGGGCGATCTCAAAATCGGCGCGCTAATGACGCCACGTCCAGATATTACCTGGATCGATATCGACGACCAGATTGGGATTACCCGCCAAAAAATTATCGATAGCGATTATTCCCGCTTGCCCGTGTGTGAAGGCGAACTCGATCGCGTTTTGGGTGTCGTTCATGTTGCCGATTTACTCTCCCAAACTCTCAAGGGTGAAGAAATCAATCTCACTGCATCCCTGAGCCAACCACTATTTATCCCTGAAAGTACGCGCGGTCTCAAAGTACTCGAACAGTTTAAGAAATTTGGCACCCATATTGCGATGGTCGTGGATGAATATGGTGTGATTCAAGGCTTAGTCACCATGCACGATCTGTTTGAAGAGATCTTTGGTGATATTACCGATTTTAACGAAGAACCAGAAGAACCCCAAATCATTCAGCGCGACGATGGTTCGTGGCTGTTAGATGGCATGTTATCGATCGAAGAATTACTCGAACAATTTAGTATTCCCGAAAGTGCGATCGATCGCGGCAACTATCATACATTAGGCGGATTCGCAATCATGCAGTTAGGTAAAATACCGATTTCTGGAGAACATTTTGAATGGCGAAAGTTGCGGTTTGAAATTGTCGATATGGATGGAAAAAGAGTGGATAAAGTATTAGTTAAATTTTCGGAAAATGATGAGGAAATAGAAGAAATCGAGAGAGATTGA